From a region of the Gossypium raimondii isolate GPD5lz chromosome 10, ASM2569854v1, whole genome shotgun sequence genome:
- the LOC105775911 gene encoding protein WUSCHEL produces the protein MEPQHQHQQPHPNDDNSSGGSGKGSFLCRQSSTRWTPTTDQIRILKDLYYNNGVRSPSADQIQRISARLRQYGKIEGKNVFYWFQNHKARERQKKRFTSTPDILPMQTPILANATRKPDDSLHNHKYPTITPGYAPSSPPSTGVLTVGQIGHNGYGSMTMEKSFRDCSISACGSSSGGASHNFGWVGMDPAYTTSSYAFFDKKKLFGEEQEGDEEEEEEEGAAVAPHIETLPLFPMHGEDINAFCSNMKPQSADSCYSSWYRSDDGYTASRASLELSLNSYNARSQDSI, from the exons ATGGAACCCCAACACCAACACCAACAACCACATCCGAATGATGATAATAGTAGCGGTGGCAGTGGCAAAGGAAGCTTTCTTTGCAGGCAAAGTAGTACACGGTGGACTCCCACCACTGACCAGATTAGAATATTGAAAGACCTTTACTACAACAATGGAGTTAGGTCCCCAAGTGCTGATCAGATTCAGAGGATCTCTGCTAGGCTTAGACAGTACGGGAAAATCGAAGGCAAGAATGTCTTTTATTGGTTTCAGAACCACAAGGCTCGTGAGAGGCAGAAGAAAAGGTTCACCTCCACACCTGATATTCTCCCCATGCAAACACCCATTCTTGCAAATGCTACCAGGAAACCTGATGATTCTCTTCATAATCATAAATATCCCACCATAACTCCTG GTTATGCTCCTTCATCTCCTCCTTCAACTGGTGTGCTTACTGTTGGGCAGATAGGACACAATGGCTATGGATCTATGACCATGGAGAAGAGTTTTAGG GATTGCTCGATATCAGCGTGTGGTAGCAGCAGTGGTGGTGCAAGCCACAACTTTGGGTGGGTTGGCATGGATCCTGCATATACAACATCATCTTATGCTTTCTTCgacaagaaaaaattatttggaGAAGAACAAGAaggtgatgaagaagaagaagaggaagaaggaGCGGCTGTTGCACCACATATTGAAACCCTTCCTCTCTTCCCCATGCACGGCGAAGACATCAATGCTTTTTGCAGCAATATGAAGCCTCAATCTGCAGATAGCTGCTACTCTAGTTGGTACAGGTCTGATGATGGCTACACCGCCTCTCGTGCTTCACTTGAGCTCAGCCTCAACTCCTACAATGCCAGATCACAGGATTCGATCTGA